TTAGATGAGTGTTGTATTGTCTCTAAGATGAATTTGGAAGGGGAGCTTACCTATGTGAGTGAACCTTTTTGTGAGGTAGCAGGGTATTCACGCGAAGAACTTTTAGGTCAAACACACCGTATGTTTAGACCAAATGACGCGGATATTACTATTTATACGACACTTTGGAAGACACTGAAAGCGAAAAAAATTTGGAAAGGAATTGTTCAAGGTGTCGATAAAAAAGGAAAAATACATTACTTACAAAATACAGTCATGCCTATTTTTGATGAAGCAGGCACTACACTAGAGTACATCTGTGCCCATTTTGACATTACCGATCTGATTTTGAAAGAACAGTTGATCGAACAGCATTTTAAAGACGAGCTCACAGGGTATGGGAACCGCGAAGCCCTCTTTCATCGCATGCGTTTGGATGAGAGTGCGAAGCTGTTGATTTTGCTCAATTTAGTCGAATTCTCGGAGATCAATGACTATTTAGGGTACGACGTCGGTGATGAACTTTTACAACAAGTGGCGCATTTTTTAGTGGAGACTTTTGATGGTCATCCTGACGTTGTTTTTCGCATTAACGGCGATGAATTTGCCATTTTGTTGATGGATCAAGATCCTAAAAGTTTCCGAAACGTGCGCGATAAAGTCAAACGCTTGATTCATCATTTAGAGAAAAAAGTCTTCACTATCAAAGGTTATGAAGTTGTGGTAAGGCTGAATGTGGGCGTTGCTGAGGGAAATACCGACGCGATTTACATGCAGTCACACATTGCCCTCAAAGAGGCAAAAATGGAGCATAAAGCGGTGGTGTTTTATGACATTAATCCAGCTCTCAAAGCCAAAACAGAAGAGAACCTTCAGGTCATTCACAAAATCCGCACGGCGATTGAAAATGACCGAATTGTTCCCTTTTTTCAAGGTATTTACGACAATGAACTGCGTAAAATCACCAAATACGAAGTGCTGATGCGTCTGCAAGAAGAAGACGGCAGTTATCTGAGTCCTTACTACTTCCTAGATCAAGCAAAAAAGACGAGGCTATATGAAAAATTGACCAAAATCATGATTCACAAATCGTTTGAATATCTGAAAGATTTTGAAGTGGATTTTTCGATCAACCTGACCAAGGGCGATATTTTATCGCTTTCGGTTAAAGAGTGTTTGTACGAAGCGATCAAAAAATACAACTGCGCACACCGCGTTATTTTGGAGATCGTCGAGTCTGAGGGCATTGAAAATTTTGGCGAAATTACCGCGTTTATTCATGAAGTCAAAAAGCTAGGATGTCGCATCGCCATCGATGACTTTGGTACAGGTTATTCCAATTTTGCCTACCTTACAAAGCTTGAGGTCGATATAATCAAGATTGATGGCTCTTTGATTAAAGATATTGACACCAACGAAATCAGTGCCATGACCGTGGAGACCATCATCTCGTTTGCGCAAAAAATGGGCTATACGATTGTCGCTGAATTTGTCGATCGTGAAGCGATTCAAGAGAAGCTTTTGGGTTTACATGTAAACTTCTCGCAAGGCTACCTTTTCAGCAAACCAAGCCCTACTATTTCGCTTTAAAGCCAAATTATCATAGAATAATAACAAACTAGGAAAGGGCGAAGTATGGCATATCTCCAAGCGCGAAGAGACTTCTTAAAACTCGCAACAACGGGTGCAACTGCAACAGTGTTGATACCTGGAAGCTTGGGCGCTTTGGGCGAAGTCGCACTTCGGGGCGAAGATAAATTTGTTCGCTCCATTTGTGAGATGTGCAGTAGCAGATGCCCTATGGAAGCACGCGTCATCAATGGCAAAACCGTCTTGCTTCAAGGCAATGCCTTTGCCAAAGAGATGGGAACCTCTTTGTGTGCCAAAGGCGTTGCCGGCTCTTCCCAACTTTACGACTCCCAACGGCTTGTGAGTCCCTTGATTCGCGTGGGAAAACGTGGTGAAAATAAGTGGAGAGAAGCGAGTTGGGAAGAGGCATTAAACCTTGTCTCCACCAAACTCTCCGCGCTAAAAGAGCGGTATGGTGCGCGTAGTGTCATCTTTTCGTCTAAAACAGGTGAACATTACGACCTTTTGCGCTCCTTCGCCTCGGCGTTTGGTTCCCCCAATGTCTTCTCCCATTGGAGCTCCTGTCCCATCGCCATTGAGAGTGCGTTTACGCAGACCTTTGGCGAAAAACTTCACCGTGATTTTGAAAATGCGACGTACATTCTCAATTTTGGGCACAACCTTTTTGAGGGCTTAGACATTCCCCTTACCAAAGCGATGGCACATTTTTGCGCCAATCCTTCTAAAAAATTGGTGGTGCTCGATCCTCGCTTTTCCATCATCGCAGCCAAAGCCGATGAGTGGCATCCCATCAAGCCAGGCAGTGATCTTGCCTTTGTTCTTGCGCTTTTACATGTATGGATCAGGGATGGCAAATTCGATCATACTTTTGTTGAACAGTACACCATTGGCTTTGATAATTTAGTGGATGCAGTCAAAGAGACAACGCCTCAATGGCAACAAACACTCAGCGGTATTGACGCCAACGTGGTAGAGCGTATCGCCTCCGAACTGTACGCGGCAGCGCCTCGGTGTATTATTGATTGGGGGCACAAAGCGACTACGACGCAGGCGGAGTATCAGCGATCGCGGGCGATTTTGATCGCCAATAGTTTGATGGGCAATGTGGAAAAAGAGGGCGGTATCTATTTTACAAAGAGTGCAAAGCGTGTCAATGCACTGGCAAAAGAGAGTATTGTTCCCGAATTAAATAACCCATATCCTCGTCCACAGATTAACGAACCACGCATCGATGGGGCAGGAGAAGAGGGCGCGTACCGTTTTGTCTCAAAACAACACGGTGTTTTAACCTCGATCCCTGAAGCCATACTCTCTCAAAAACCGTATGAAATTAAGGGATGGTTTTTAACCCGTCACAATCCGCTCATCACCGTAGCCGATCCGCAAAAGATGAAAGAGGCGATGGAACAGCTTGAATTCATCGTAGTCAATGATATTTATCTCTCCGACACCGCTATGATGGCAGATGTCATCTTGCCTGAGTGCACCTATTTGGAGCGCGATGAGGGTATTAGCACGCTTACATGTAAAGTTCCCACCTATGCCATGCGAAACCGTATAGTTGCTCCTTTGCATGAGAATAAAAGTGCGATTGAGATCATTCGAGCATTGGCGGAGCGTATGGGATTTGGAAGCCATTACGCGTGGAAAAACAGTAGTGAGCTTCGGGCATTTCAAGCCAAAGGCAATGCGGAGCTTTTACAAACCTTGCTCTTGCGGGGTGTCGCGTCGTTTGATGTGCCATATTTTTGTGCGCTTGAACCCTCTTTGGTGGAACGTTTTTGTGAACGCTACCCCAAAAGCCGTGTTTGGGTAGATGCACAGGGCTGTTTTGGGCATCTTTTGGAGCATCTCAAAACACCTTCGGGAAAAATTGAGATCTATTGCGATGCCGTTGAAAAAGTGTTTAAAGGTTATGGCGTGCCCAGAAGTGTTGATATGGACGTCACACAAGGATTTCCTTATGTGCTCACCAGTGGTAAAAGTGCGGTGCACACCAATGGGCACACGCAAAATGTTCCCTACCTTGCGATGCTCCTCTCTTCCAACCCCATTTGGATGCACCCCTCAACCGCAAAGGCGCATGGACTGAAGATGGGCGATACCTTTTACCTTCAAAACGCTATTGCTAAGGAGAAGGCGACCGTTTTTATCACCGAGGGCATTCGCCCCGATACACTGTTTGCCTACATGGGCTTTGGTCATGATGCACCTTCTCTGAAACGAACCCATGGTAAAGGGACAAACCCTTCAACGTTTCTCTCCTTGGAGTCTGCACCGCTTTGTGGCGCCATGATCACCAATGTTGGTGTGAACATCATCAAGGCATAGGACACAACGATGGAAAAACAGTACCGACTGCTTTACGACGAGAATCTCTGCATCGGGTGTCAAGCCTGCAGTGTGGCATGTCGTGTGGAAAACAGCGTGCCTGATGAGGTTTACAGATTGCAAGTCCATCTTCACACCAAAGGCGAATTTCCCAATCTGGGGATGAATTACGAGCGACTCTCCTGTGTCATGTGCGAAAATCCTCCCTGTGTGAGTGTTTGCCCGACCAACGCTTCATTTCAGAGCAAAGATGGTTTGGTGCATATTGATGAGAGAGCGTGCATTACATGTAAATACTGCATCCTCGCCTGTCCTTACCATGCACGTTTTATCAATCCCCTTAAAAACGTCGTGGAGAAGTGTAATTTTTGCTATGAAACACGTGTTTCCAAAGAGCTTCTGCCCTCATGTGTCAGCATCTGTCCGACCGATGCACTGAGCTTTGGCGATATGCGACACAAACATTCTCTCGTGCATCAAAAATCGCACAAAGAGGTTCTGGTGTTTCCCAAAGCGCATCTTGGAACGAAGCCCAAAGTGGCATTTATTCCCAATCGCAAAGGGATGAAATCATGAGTCCAATGTGGGGAAGTGTGGCGCAGTACAGTACCATTCATTGGTCGTGGGCGATTGCGATTTATCTCTTTTTAGCGGGACTGAGTTCGGGTTCCATCATCGTGGCACTTTTGGTCAAATGGAACCGTCATGAGCGCAGTAACTCCTCCATTTGGGATGCGATGATTAAAGCGGGCTCTGTCGTAGCGCCTGTGGCAATCTTCTTGGGGTTAATTGTTTTGGTCATTGATTTAGGACGTCCTCTTTCATTTTATTGGTTACTGATTCGCTACAATATCACTTCCGTCATGAGTTTGGGAGTGCTTTTTTTGCTCATTTACACGCCCATCGTGGTGGTCTTTATGCTGCTTGTTTTTGAGCGCAGTGTGATCAAATATCCGTTTTTTGCCCCACTGGAAAGTTTGATCAATTTGGTCAAAAGCTTTCATTCGTACGCGAAAATCATTGAGTATTTTCTCTTTGCAGCAGCTCTTTGTGTAGGCTCCTACACGGGGTTTTTACTCTCAGCTTTGTATGCGATTCCGCTGTGGAACAGCCCGCTTTTACCGATTTTATTTTTAACCTCAAGCCTCTCTTCAGGCGTTGCGGTGAACATTCTCATCGGACTTCTCTTTTTTAAAAGCACTATTAATGCAGAGAGCATCAAATACCTTTTGGTGCTGGATACCAGAGTTATTTTAACGGAACTTCCTCTTTTAGGGCTCTTTTTTATCGGTCTGTTTTACGCAGGAGGTGACGCTCCAAGTGCTGCTAAAATGGCACTGACGGAAGGTTTTTGGGCAGGTATCTTTTGGCTTGGAGTCATTGGTGTGGGGCTTGGGCTTCCTCTTTTGACGGTCATTATCGCTTTGCGCAGTCATGTGTACCGTGTGGGTTATGTTGTGATTAACTCAATGGTGGTTATTTTAGGCGTATTGATGCTGCGGTACTACATCATTTACGCAGGACAAATTTATCTTGGTTAAGGAAAAAGGCATGAAGATTTTACTCTTAGAAGATGACTACAATTACAATGAGAGCATTAAAGAATATTTGGAGCTCTTAGGGTACGAAGTCGATGCCTTTTTTGATGGAGAGAGTGCGCTGGATGCGATTATGGAAAAGTGCTATTATCTCTTTTTACTCGATGTTAAAGTGCCAAAGCTCAATGGGCATGAGCTGATCAAATACATCAAAGAGGCGAACATCACGACGCCAATTATCATCATGACCTCCTTGGTCGACATTGACAACATTGAAATTGGGTATCAGCTTGGGTGTAATGATTACCTCAAAAAACCTTTTGAGCTCAAAGAGTTGGAGCTTCGAGTACGTGAGCTTATTAAAAAGCACTATCAAACGAGCAGTGATGGCGAGTTTCGCCTCAGTTGCGGGTTTGTCTTTAACTTTGAGTCGGGAGAGCTTAAAAACGAGGAAAAAACCGTTTCACTTACCTCCAAAGAGCTCGATTTGGTGCGCTTTTTGATTCGTCGTAAAAACACCTTTTGCGACATTGAGTTGATTCGTGAAAATGTGTGGGAAGGCAAAGAGATCAGCTATGCCGATATTCGCATGTACATCAGGAAGATCAGGCTCAAAGTGGGTGAAGATGAGTTTATCAAATCCTCACGTGGTTTAGGATACCGCATCGATGTTATCGCTTAACCCCTTTCGCTCGGTTTTAATCTATACGCTTATCGTGATGGCACTCTTTTGCGTGCCCAGTTATTTTGCGATTCAAAGCACGATCATGGAGGAAAAATACAAAGCAACGCAGGAGATTTTGGAGTGGGTGGATGCCCACGAGAAGAGCATTTTTGAAAAAGAGCACTTTGAAATTCCACGAAGCGTGCGTTTTCATATCAACATCTACGATGCCTCTCACCAACTTCTGTACCGAGGTATCCACGAATCTTTAATGGATCTTGACTTTAAAGTGCATGTGATTTACCCCTTTTTGTATTTTCAAAAAAAAGTTCTTCACAAGAATGAGCTTTTATACCTTGTGGTAGAGTTGCAACTCAACTATGCCAAAATTATTTTTATTACAACGATGCTCTTCTTTATTGTCCTTTTTTTAATCTATTTGATGAGCAATGTTTTTATTCACTCCAGCATTTATCCCTACAAAAAGATGCAGCGCTATATGAATGACTTTTTTAATGACTCGATGCACGAACTTAAAACGCCTTTGGGGGTTATCAATATCAACGTTGAACTGCTTTCGAGTTATGTAAACTCCACAAAGCATCTTCAGCGCATTAAAGCTGCCACCAAACAGATGCAGATGACCTATGAAGATGTGGAGTACTACATCAAACATAAAAGAGTGACTTACAATAAAGAGAGGATGAATCTCTCCGAGTATCTAAACCAACGCATCGCATTTTTTGAAGATATTGCTGTTTCAAAGTCCATTGATTTGGAGCACAGCGTAGCGCCTGATATGATGATCTATATGAGTAAAGTGGAACTGCAACGCATCATCGACAACACTCTCTCCAATGCGATCAAATACTCCTTTTTTCAAGGCAAAGTGGAGATAAAACTTCTGCTTAAAGATGAAGAGCATTGTGTTCTTAGTTTTCACGATTACGGTCAAGGCATAAAAGATCTCTACAAAGTATTTCAGCGCTTTGAACGGGAAGATTCGGTGCAAGGTGGATTTGGTTTGGGACTTAATATCGTTCAAAATATTTGCAATAAAAGTGACATTGACATCAGCATCGAATCGTATGAAAACAAGGGTTCATGCTTTACGTATATCTTTAGGCTTGATAAAAAGAAGCTCTTAGACAGCGTCGATGATGGAACACTAAAGGGTGAAAAATGAAAGAAAAACGGTTTTTTCTCAGTGCGGCACTGATGCTTTTTTTTGGGCTTGTCATGCTTTTTTTGTACGACAAATCCATTGCGTATGAAGAGGAAGCAACGCTTAAAAAACAGATGGATGCTCTGCTGTTAACCTTGCACAATAAGATTGAAGAGACGACCAAGGTCTCTTTGGCAAGTTCGGTTATTTTGGCGAAAAGCCCGCATGTGGTGGCGTGTTTGAACCAACAAGAAAGAGAGCACTGTTTGCAATACTTGCTTGAAATCAGAAACAGTATGGCACAAGCCAACATCTTTGAGAATGCACGCCTGCATCTGCATACCAAGGATTTTAAAAGTTTTATGCGCTTATGGGATTACAGCAATCATACCAATGATGATCTTAGCACATTTCGTCATGCGTTAGAGAAGATCAAACAGAGTAAACAGCCGATTCATGGCATTGAGATTGGAAGACATGGCATGTTTATGCGTGCGATTGCCCCTGTTTTTAGCAAAAGTGATTATATCGGAACGATTGAAACTGTAGTAGATTTTAAAGACCTGAATGAATACTTTAAAAAAGATGGCATTGAACTGTATGTGCTGATGAAAAATGAGTACCTCCCTATCGCCAATGCGGCAAGCTACGGTCAAAAACTGATGCTTGATAACTACACCATTGTCAATCAAGAAATCAACGGTCTGGGTTTCATTAAAGAGATCAATCTTCAAGGTACGGGGTATCTCAAACGCGGCGATTATTACGTGCTGTATACCCCAATTGTGGACATCAATGGGGAGCATATTGGTTTCTTTGTGCTTACTTGGAGTGAGAGTCTCTCCCTCGCATCCTTTAAAGGATAAGTCCTTTGCGCGCATCGTTACGGATGCGATCCATGCCCATGTAAAACTCTTTCATCATTACCAAAAAGAGGTAGTCGCCAAACTCAGTCGTGGTGACACTCTCGTGATTCTCTTTGATCGCTTTGGCAAATTTAAGAAGCATCAGCTCCTTTCCAAGGACGTCGTTAATAGGTAATCCAAACATAGCGGCAAATTTTTTCTTGGAGAGTTTGCCATTGAAAAGATCCACCATCAAGCGATAATACATCCGAGAATTGGCAGGAAACGTGCGCTCTTTGGTCACGGCGGAGTGTTTTTCTTCAATTAAAGTGGCATATTTATCCAGAGCAAATTCATTGAGATAGAGGGTATCTTTAAGGAAACTAAACGAGCCTGAACCTACTCCCACATACTCTTCATTGTCGATGATATACTCATCGATAATCAGCTCGCTCTCTTTCGAAAAAGACCAACCATGACGCGCAGGATAGCGCTCTTTCAAAGACTCTTTGATGACACCAAAAAAGGCAAATTCGTTTTCAAGGCTGAATTCACCCAATGTTTTTTTCACACTGTTTTTCACTAAAGAGGAGGTCATCAGTGGATACACACTGGTTTGTTCAGGACTGAGTTTTTTCAAG
Above is a genomic segment from Sulfurospirillum halorespirans DSM 13726 containing:
- a CDS encoding EAL domain-containing protein, with protein sequence MKLVNYTYETLDALEHFSRTYFRPNEHLFIQLFCGNTDKAILTEILHFLKKTFPKCVIIGASTAGEIKSGRIKTGTIQISFCQLEKSRAKAYYFETVNFESGQKAAATILEEDTKVCIALAHPFGEDDSEDFVEGFNTLKADMPLSGGNAADDFFFQSAFVIYEEQLFSQGIVLVTLSGKSLHVNTNYSLAWTQVGKELSITKVDKGTIYEIDHQPIQEVYQHYLGKDVIQNLPSSAMEFPFVKISDDVDVCRSLISANGDGSLTFAGHFEEGEKVRFAIGNIEAIIDRAIVMQDEINEKPSDAIFIYSCSARKLFLEKQLNYEFGLLQQIAPTAGFFTYGEFFHSHHKNQLLNVTTTVLALGESDYIITHPLGEKPALNCSTLKSLTHLVNTTQHELDVNINFLNQYKMALDECCIVSKMNLEGELTYVSEPFCEVAGYSREELLGQTHRMFRPNDADITIYTTLWKTLKAKKIWKGIVQGVDKKGKIHYLQNTVMPIFDEAGTTLEYICAHFDITDLILKEQLIEQHFKDELTGYGNREALFHRMRLDESAKLLILLNLVEFSEINDYLGYDVGDELLQQVAHFLVETFDGHPDVVFRINGDEFAILLMDQDPKSFRNVRDKVKRLIHHLEKKVFTIKGYEVVVRLNVGVAEGNTDAIYMQSHIALKEAKMEHKAVVFYDINPALKAKTEENLQVIHKIRTAIENDRIVPFFQGIYDNELRKITKYEVLMRLQEEDGSYLSPYYFLDQAKKTRLYEKLTKIMIHKSFEYLKDFEVDFSINLTKGDILSLSVKECLYEAIKKYNCAHRVILEIVESEGIENFGEITAFIHEVKKLGCRIAIDDFGTGYSNFAYLTKLEVDIIKIDGSLIKDIDTNEISAMTVETIISFAQKMGYTIVAEFVDREAIQEKLLGLHVNFSQGYLFSKPSPTISL
- the phsA gene encoding thiosulfate reductase PhsA, whose translation is MAYLQARRDFLKLATTGATATVLIPGSLGALGEVALRGEDKFVRSICEMCSSRCPMEARVINGKTVLLQGNAFAKEMGTSLCAKGVAGSSQLYDSQRLVSPLIRVGKRGENKWREASWEEALNLVSTKLSALKERYGARSVIFSSKTGEHYDLLRSFASAFGSPNVFSHWSSCPIAIESAFTQTFGEKLHRDFENATYILNFGHNLFEGLDIPLTKAMAHFCANPSKKLVVLDPRFSIIAAKADEWHPIKPGSDLAFVLALLHVWIRDGKFDHTFVEQYTIGFDNLVDAVKETTPQWQQTLSGIDANVVERIASELYAAAPRCIIDWGHKATTTQAEYQRSRAILIANSLMGNVEKEGGIYFTKSAKRVNALAKESIVPELNNPYPRPQINEPRIDGAGEEGAYRFVSKQHGVLTSIPEAILSQKPYEIKGWFLTRHNPLITVADPQKMKEAMEQLEFIVVNDIYLSDTAMMADVILPECTYLERDEGISTLTCKVPTYAMRNRIVAPLHENKSAIEIIRALAERMGFGSHYAWKNSSELRAFQAKGNAELLQTLLLRGVASFDVPYFCALEPSLVERFCERYPKSRVWVDAQGCFGHLLEHLKTPSGKIEIYCDAVEKVFKGYGVPRSVDMDVTQGFPYVLTSGKSAVHTNGHTQNVPYLAMLLSSNPIWMHPSTAKAHGLKMGDTFYLQNAIAKEKATVFITEGIRPDTLFAYMGFGHDAPSLKRTHGKGTNPSTFLSLESAPLCGAMITNVGVNIIKA
- a CDS encoding 4Fe-4S dicluster domain-containing protein — translated: MEKQYRLLYDENLCIGCQACSVACRVENSVPDEVYRLQVHLHTKGEFPNLGMNYERLSCVMCENPPCVSVCPTNASFQSKDGLVHIDERACITCKYCILACPYHARFINPLKNVVEKCNFCYETRVSKELLPSCVSICPTDALSFGDMRHKHSLVHQKSHKEVLVFPKAHLGTKPKVAFIPNRKGMKS
- the nrfD gene encoding NrfD/PsrC family molybdoenzyme membrane anchor subunit; the protein is MSPMWGSVAQYSTIHWSWAIAIYLFLAGLSSGSIIVALLVKWNRHERSNSSIWDAMIKAGSVVAPVAIFLGLIVLVIDLGRPLSFYWLLIRYNITSVMSLGVLFLLIYTPIVVVFMLLVFERSVIKYPFFAPLESLINLVKSFHSYAKIIEYFLFAAALCVGSYTGFLLSALYAIPLWNSPLLPILFLTSSLSSGVAVNILIGLLFFKSTINAESIKYLLVLDTRVILTELPLLGLFFIGLFYAGGDAPSAAKMALTEGFWAGIFWLGVIGVGLGLPLLTVIIALRSHVYRVGYVVINSMVVILGVLMLRYYIIYAGQIYLG
- a CDS encoding response regulator transcription factor; its protein translation is MKILLLEDDYNYNESIKEYLELLGYEVDAFFDGESALDAIMEKCYYLFLLDVKVPKLNGHELIKYIKEANITTPIIIMTSLVDIDNIEIGYQLGCNDYLKKPFELKELELRVRELIKKHYQTSSDGEFRLSCGFVFNFESGELKNEEKTVSLTSKELDLVRFLIRRKNTFCDIELIRENVWEGKEISYADIRMYIRKIRLKVGEDEFIKSSRGLGYRIDVIA
- a CDS encoding sensor histidine kinase, which produces MLSLNPFRSVLIYTLIVMALFCVPSYFAIQSTIMEEKYKATQEILEWVDAHEKSIFEKEHFEIPRSVRFHINIYDASHQLLYRGIHESLMDLDFKVHVIYPFLYFQKKVLHKNELLYLVVELQLNYAKIIFITTMLFFIVLFLIYLMSNVFIHSSIYPYKKMQRYMNDFFNDSMHELKTPLGVININVELLSSYVNSTKHLQRIKAATKQMQMTYEDVEYYIKHKRVTYNKERMNLSEYLNQRIAFFEDIAVSKSIDLEHSVAPDMMIYMSKVELQRIIDNTLSNAIKYSFFQGKVEIKLLLKDEEHCVLSFHDYGQGIKDLYKVFQRFEREDSVQGGFGLGLNIVQNICNKSDIDISIESYENKGSCFTYIFRLDKKKLLDSVDDGTLKGEK
- a CDS encoding cache domain-containing protein → MKEKRFFLSAALMLFFGLVMLFLYDKSIAYEEEATLKKQMDALLLTLHNKIEETTKVSLASSVILAKSPHVVACLNQQEREHCLQYLLEIRNSMAQANIFENARLHLHTKDFKSFMRLWDYSNHTNDDLSTFRHALEKIKQSKQPIHGIEIGRHGMFMRAIAPVFSKSDYIGTIETVVDFKDLNEYFKKDGIELYVLMKNEYLPIANAASYGQKLMLDNYTIVNQEINGLGFIKEINLQGTGYLKRGDYYVLYTPIVDINGEHIGFFVLTWSESLSLASFKG